The following coding sequences are from one Maridesulfovibrio bastinii DSM 16055 window:
- the pnuC gene encoding nicotinamide riboside transporter PnuC: protein MLELATQAVNFIYSFVSAMGTGEQISIVTGIIYIFLSVRENPLCWPFGIVSVGIWMVIVFTGKLYADAFLQAVYVVLGFYGWYQWLRGGKNSSPLPVRRIPFKLAAGLAAGGTVATVLCGYVSTKYLHAAYPWWDSITTVMSLIAQYLLAKKYLSNWILWIIADTIYVFIYYLKGWSGYSLLMVVYTLMAAAGYLQWRKSMLNRENNV, encoded by the coding sequence GTGTTAGAACTGGCAACACAGGCTGTAAATTTTATATACTCATTCGTCTCAGCAATGGGAACCGGTGAACAGATTTCCATTGTTACCGGCATAATTTATATTTTCTTAAGCGTACGGGAAAATCCTTTATGCTGGCCCTTCGGCATTGTCAGCGTCGGGATATGGATGGTTATTGTTTTTACAGGAAAGCTATATGCTGATGCTTTTTTACAGGCTGTCTATGTAGTCCTTGGTTTTTACGGCTGGTATCAATGGCTCCGGGGAGGAAAAAACAGTTCACCACTCCCCGTAAGACGAATACCTTTCAAACTGGCAGCCGGACTTGCGGCAGGGGGAACCGTAGCAACTGTTTTGTGCGGGTATGTTTCCACCAAATATCTGCACGCCGCATATCCGTGGTGGGATTCAATTACAACGGTAATGAGTCTGATCGCCCAATACCTTCTCGCTAAAAAATACCTTTCAAACTGGATTCTGTGGATTATCGCAGACACCATCTATGTCTTTATATATTATCTCAAAGGCTGGTCAGGATACAGCCTGCTTATGGTTGTTTATACCCTGATGGCTGCGGCAGGTTATCTGCAATGGCGTAAATCAATGCTCAACAGGGAAAACAATGTCTAG
- a CDS encoding double-cubane-cluster-containing anaerobic reductase, whose protein sequence is MDLKFFTDFSEKSIAELDEWHEQGKKIAGIYCIYAPIELIRAAGVVPISLCGKKQTPIKDAEKDLPPALCPLIKSSYGFAVTESCPFFSFSDFIIAETTCDGKKKMYELMEKFKPVHLMHLPHTQNGTPALEYWKASLKSLEEFLYEQSGIKVSATELLDRIKEQNQIRKELWEIAVLAANERSPLTASEMLSVQESSSFSVYPQKHIEALKKLHTELEEFINSQSAVENKGLRILLTGCPVGKGSDKVIRITDDLGGRIVCMENCSGLKGMTMQVKEDGDPFEALAERYLQIPCSCMTPNENRFSSIKEMVETFRVEAVIDLTWTGCHTYNAESTLIGRFVEQELNLPFLHIETDYSESDIEQLRTRIEAFLELAS, encoded by the coding sequence ATGGATCTTAAATTCTTCACCGACTTCTCTGAAAAAAGCATAGCGGAACTGGACGAGTGGCACGAACAGGGTAAAAAAATAGCTGGAATCTACTGTATTTATGCCCCGATAGAACTGATACGTGCGGCTGGGGTCGTGCCCATAAGTCTTTGTGGAAAAAAACAGACGCCCATAAAAGATGCTGAAAAAGATCTGCCTCCGGCTCTCTGTCCGCTTATAAAATCAAGCTATGGTTTTGCTGTTACTGAAAGCTGTCCTTTTTTCAGTTTTTCAGATTTCATAATTGCGGAAACAACATGTGACGGAAAAAAGAAAATGTATGAGCTGATGGAAAAGTTCAAACCGGTTCACCTCATGCACCTGCCACATACTCAAAACGGGACTCCGGCTCTTGAATACTGGAAAGCCTCATTAAAAAGTCTTGAAGAATTTCTCTATGAACAGTCCGGTATAAAAGTATCGGCAACAGAACTCCTTGACCGCATTAAAGAGCAAAACCAGATTAGAAAGGAACTCTGGGAAATTGCTGTTCTTGCTGCGAATGAAAGATCTCCTCTGACTGCCAGTGAAATGCTCTCTGTTCAGGAAAGCTCCAGTTTCAGCGTCTACCCGCAAAAACACATTGAGGCACTGAAAAAACTTCATACAGAGCTGGAAGAATTTATAAACTCACAGAGCGCTGTAGAAAATAAGGGATTACGGATTCTGCTTACCGGATGCCCGGTAGGAAAAGGATCAGACAAAGTTATCAGAATTACAGATGATCTTGGCGGACGCATAGTCTGTATGGAGAACTGTTCCGGCCTTAAAGGAATGACCATGCAGGTAAAAGAGGATGGTGATCCTTTTGAAGCTCTGGCTGAACGCTATCTCCAGATTCCATGTTCCTGCATGACTCCCAATGAGAACCGCTTCTCTTCCATCAAAGAAATGGTTGAAACATTCAGAGTTGAGGCCGTGATTGACCTCACCTGGACGGGCTGCCACACCTATAACGCAGAATCGACTCTTATCGGAAGGTTTGTGGAACAGGAACTGAATCTGCCATTCCTGCATATAGAAACAGATTATTCCGAATCAGATATTGAGCAGCTCAGGACTCGTATTGAAGCATTTTTAGAGCTGGCCTCCTAA
- a CDS encoding TetR/AcrR family transcriptional regulator, whose amino-acid sequence MARKQKEKSKQTMNDLMDSAQKLFVRKGYVATSVAEITDNAGYSKGNFYRYWASKDRLFLDILESKMRDYREARDKKLSTAGSLEEVINIIWDFLEDIVRDCNWAKVFLEFTIHAARTPEIRGDLGLSQYRLSDEIFAGLISEYLETDFPAEKLGALNTVMFEGFMVHNALGTGVLDLQTVRDAAVTLILDKGLKK is encoded by the coding sequence ATGGCTCGGAAACAAAAAGAAAAATCAAAGCAGACCATGAACGATCTTATGGATTCTGCCCAGAAATTGTTTGTCCGCAAAGGTTATGTGGCTACTTCGGTTGCTGAAATAACTGATAACGCCGGATACTCAAAAGGTAATTTCTATAGATACTGGGCAAGCAAGGATCGCCTTTTCCTTGATATTCTTGAAAGTAAAATGCGCGACTACCGTGAAGCCAGAGATAAAAAGCTCAGCACGGCAGGCTCTCTTGAAGAGGTCATAAATATCATCTGGGATTTTCTGGAAGATATTGTGAGAGACTGCAACTGGGCGAAAGTATTTCTGGAATTTACAATCCATGCCGCGAGAACCCCGGAAATCCGTGGTGATCTAGGGCTGAGTCAATACCGTCTTTCCGATGAAATCTTTGCCGGATTGATAAGTGAATATCTTGAGACTGATTTTCCGGCTGAAAAGCTTGGCGCTTTGAATACCGTTATGTTTGAGGGGTTTATGGTTCATAACGCATTAGGGACAGGTGTTCTGGATCTTCAAACTGTCAGAGATGCCGCTGTGACACTGATTCTGGACAAGGGCCTGAAAAAATAA
- a CDS encoding TRAP transporter substrate-binding protein, with protein sequence MKGKFLVLLSVLLLTSVLPSFAKAETYNFTYSNFFPPTHVQSKLAEEWCQEVEKRTDGRVTISYFPGGTLTRANQCYDGVVQGLSDIGLSALAYSRGRFPVMAVVDLPLGYKSGVAATKVANAVYEKFKPAELDDVHLMYFHAHGPGLLHTAEKPVRTLEDLKGLKIRATGNSAKLVSALGGAPVAMSMPDSYQAIRRGVVNGGMYPIETNKGWKMAEVVDYCTLNYPVAYTTTFFVVMNKEKWEELPEDIQKIITDINKEWALKHGQAWDHSDQLGKEFFEKKGGKFITLDEAEGNRWKQKAMPMMDEYIKNVSAKGVDGKAVLDFTVTELNSIQK encoded by the coding sequence ATGAAGGGTAAATTTTTGGTTTTGCTGTCTGTTCTGCTTTTAACTTCGGTCCTGCCGTCATTTGCAAAGGCTGAAACTTATAATTTTACATATTCAAACTTTTTTCCTCCTACCCATGTGCAGTCTAAGCTGGCTGAAGAGTGGTGTCAGGAAGTTGAAAAGCGCACCGACGGAAGAGTTACAATTTCATATTTTCCCGGTGGAACCCTTACCAGAGCCAACCAGTGTTATGATGGAGTTGTTCAGGGACTTTCCGATATAGGACTTTCCGCTCTGGCGTATTCACGGGGCCGGTTCCCGGTCATGGCGGTTGTTGATCTTCCGCTGGGATATAAATCCGGAGTAGCCGCCACAAAAGTAGCCAATGCCGTTTATGAGAAGTTCAAACCGGCAGAGCTTGATGATGTTCACCTCATGTATTTCCATGCCCACGGTCCGGGACTTCTGCATACCGCTGAAAAACCCGTGAGAACTCTTGAAGATTTGAAGGGCCTTAAAATCAGGGCAACCGGCAACTCGGCCAAGCTGGTTTCAGCTCTTGGCGGTGCTCCTGTAGCCATGTCCATGCCTGATTCCTATCAGGCCATACGCAGAGGTGTTGTGAACGGGGGCATGTACCCTATTGAAACCAACAAAGGCTGGAAAATGGCTGAAGTGGTTGATTACTGTACTTTAAACTATCCTGTTGCATATACCACAACGTTCTTTGTCGTAATGAATAAAGAAAAATGGGAAGAGCTGCCTGAAGATATCCAGAAAATAATTACGGATATCAACAAAGAATGGGCCTTGAAACACGGTCAGGCCTGGGACCATAGCGACCAGCTTGGTAAAGAGTTCTTTGAAAAGAAGGGTGGCAAATTCATAACTCTGGATGAAGCTGAGGGTAACAGGTGGAAGCAGAAAGCCATGCCTATGATGGATGAGTACATCAAAAATGTTTCAGCCAAGGGCGTAGATGGAAAGGCTGTTTTAGATTTCACCGTAACAGAGCTTAATTCTATACAAAAATAA
- a CDS encoding TRAP transporter small permease has product MFYLIRGLENLLKVIAAAALIGMALVTGADVVMRGVFNSPLIGVEEIVAVLAVLATGFGLAYTHSQRSNIGVEFLISRLKKRTRARIRCLTDLAGVALFALITWRLVLYGMSMAKVGHVSMTLELPTPLIIYSLAAGFGCLTLVQFKDFLSFFVEVE; this is encoded by the coding sequence ATGTTTTATCTTATCCGCGGACTGGAGAATCTGCTTAAAGTAATAGCTGCCGCAGCTCTTATAGGCATGGCTCTTGTTACCGGGGCTGATGTTGTCATGCGTGGTGTGTTCAATTCTCCACTTATCGGTGTTGAAGAGATTGTTGCTGTTCTGGCTGTTCTAGCCACTGGATTCGGTCTCGCTTATACTCATTCCCAGCGGAGTAATATCGGTGTCGAATTTTTAATCAGCCGTCTGAAAAAAAGAACAAGAGCCAGAATCCGTTGTCTCACTGATCTTGCCGGAGTAGCCCTTTTTGCTCTCATTACCTGGAGGCTTGTTCTTTATGGAATGAGCATGGCAAAAGTAGGGCATGTTTCCATGACTCTGGAACTGCCGACTCCACTCATTATCTATTCACTGGCTGCCGGATTCGGCTGCCTGACTCTCGTTCAGTTCAAAGATTTTCTTTCCTTTTTTGTGGAGGTTGAATAA
- a CDS encoding TRAP transporter large permease produces the protein MDPATIGLIGVVVMLVLFMTGMPVAYIMTIVGFGGFSTLISLKGGLGLLSRSFYGTFSSYDLATIPLFILMGQLAFNTGISRRLYRTAYHFLGNIQGGLAMATVSACTAFGAVCGSSPATAATMATVGIPEMKRYGYADSLAAGSVASGGGLGMIMPPSVVLIVYGVLTEQSIGSLFVAGIIPSVVLTVLFIIAIAIQCRINPELGPKGVPCSFSEKMRSLAGLADTFIIFVLVIGGMFKGWFTPTESASIGVLGVLILGIVKRQLSWKDLCNSLYETMRTSCMVLFLVAGAVVFGKFLAVTRIPFNVASWTSSLDFPPLVIMTMILLIYFIGGCFMDALALIMLTIPVFYPMVTAMGFDPIWFGVIIVLVTQIGVITPPVGINVYVVYGMAQKFAPSITLESIFKGTMPFLLAILVGIILFSIFPQFILYLPGAMY, from the coding sequence ATGGATCCGGCTACTATCGGTCTTATCGGTGTTGTGGTTATGCTGGTATTGTTCATGACCGGAATGCCGGTGGCTTATATCATGACCATCGTGGGATTCGGCGGTTTTTCAACGCTTATCTCTCTCAAGGGCGGGCTGGGACTGCTCTCTCGCAGTTTTTATGGAACTTTTTCTTCCTACGATCTTGCGACCATTCCTTTATTTATTTTGATGGGGCAGCTGGCTTTTAATACCGGGATCAGTCGCAGGCTTTATCGCACGGCTTATCATTTTCTCGGAAATATTCAGGGCGGGTTGGCAATGGCCACTGTCTCTGCCTGCACGGCTTTCGGAGCCGTCTGCGGCTCATCTCCTGCAACAGCCGCAACTATGGCCACAGTCGGAATACCGGAAATGAAGCGATACGGTTATGCCGATTCTCTCGCCGCCGGGTCTGTGGCGTCAGGTGGAGGACTGGGCATGATTATGCCGCCCAGTGTTGTCCTGATTGTTTACGGGGTTCTTACAGAGCAATCCATAGGCTCGCTTTTTGTTGCGGGAATAATTCCTTCCGTTGTGCTTACGGTTCTTTTTATTATTGCCATAGCTATTCAGTGCAGGATTAATCCTGAGCTTGGCCCTAAAGGTGTGCCGTGTTCATTTTCCGAAAAAATGCGCTCCCTTGCCGGGCTTGCTGACACTTTTATAATCTTTGTGCTTGTTATCGGCGGCATGTTTAAAGGTTGGTTTACCCCGACCGAGTCGGCCTCAATCGGTGTTCTCGGGGTTCTTATACTTGGGATTGTTAAGCGTCAGCTCAGCTGGAAAGATCTATGTAATTCTCTTTATGAAACTATGCGTACCTCATGCATGGTTCTATTTCTGGTGGCCGGAGCAGTTGTATTCGGTAAGTTTCTGGCTGTGACCAGAATACCGTTTAATGTTGCTTCATGGACTTCGTCGCTTGATTTTCCACCACTTGTAATCATGACGATGATTCTGCTTATTTATTTTATCGGTGGCTGTTTTATGGATGCGCTGGCTCTTATTATGCTGACCATTCCTGTATTTTATCCGATGGTCACGGCAATGGGGTTTGATCCGATATGGTTCGGGGTAATTATTGTTCTGGTTACGCAGATCGGAGTTATTACGCCTCCAGTAGGCATAAATGTTTATGTTGTCTATGGTATGGCCCAGAAATTTGCTCCTTCGATTACATTGGAATCTATATTTAAAGGAACAATGCCATTTTTACTTGCAATTCTTGTGGGTATAATATTGTTTTCAATTTTTCCGCAGTTTATTCTTTATCTTCCCGGAGCAATGTATTGA
- a CDS encoding PAS domain-containing hybrid sensor histidine kinase/response regulator has protein sequence MGNSNKVYPVFDRKDISEKHRPAECCQEKDGVVGRDFYDSFFRKNHIVTIIFDPENGVILDANDAACSFYGYSISEIKKIKVYDLNTVDSATVDENIDKAVRRSQNEFLLEHRLADGRTRNVRVYSGVAPVFGRECIYSCIFDVTEHVTTQKKLADSEEKFKKLYLEAPVPYQSLDADGTFVDVNNTFCKILGYEKKDLIGRNFSEIIHPEWRINFQQNFPKFKSIGEILGVEFKLLRKDGTYLLVSFSGRIDRNDDGSFKQTHCVFRDITRERENMLGLMENEHRFRSLFEGLEMIAVQGYDADRKIIFWNKTSERLFGYSADEVLGRPIEELVLPEKSRQRFVKGLKAWIDGGSPLQPGESVLVDKKGNQVPVYFSHVMQLNKSGNVEIYSINVDLTEIKKANLALLKAKEEAERANQAKSIFLANMSHELRTPLNGIIGMHGLLQTTGLDGEQERYINGAVTAARRLTDLLGDVLDLSKIEAGKTFLVEAPFNLRELLRNTGELFTPSCLQKGLEQTFYFDERLPEIVIGDQIRIMQVITNLLGNSIKFTDSGFIRFEVHLIRQTEADLTILFIVSDSGIGIADDELDNISEIFMQGEDSYVRRFQGAGLGLSIVKKLVEMMNGSLSIDSVKGKGTDIYFSVPLKTGSENSLQNMEYSEKLLEEKSRPSKILLVEDEAINRLAMKRMLEKYGTHVSCAVNGLEALDQLKNDSFDVVLMDIQMPVMDGIKATLKIRSGKAGDTNKEIPIIALTAYAMAGDREEFLGAGMNDCLTKPIDMDKLIKVLNL, from the coding sequence ATGGGGAATAGCAATAAAGTATATCCGGTTTTTGATAGAAAAGACATCTCCGAAAAGCATAGACCGGCAGAATGCTGTCAGGAAAAAGACGGAGTTGTGGGCAGAGATTTTTATGATTCTTTTTTTAGAAAAAACCACATTGTTACAATAATATTTGATCCTGAAAACGGTGTAATTCTGGATGCGAATGATGCCGCATGTTCCTTTTACGGATACTCCATTTCTGAAATAAAAAAAATTAAAGTTTATGATTTGAATACAGTAGACAGTGCTACGGTAGATGAAAATATTGATAAGGCTGTCAGACGAAGTCAGAATGAGTTTCTGCTTGAGCACAGACTTGCTGACGGCCGAACAAGGAATGTCAGAGTTTATAGCGGGGTAGCCCCTGTTTTTGGAAGAGAATGTATCTATTCCTGCATTTTCGATGTTACTGAGCACGTCACTACCCAGAAAAAACTGGCTGACAGCGAAGAAAAATTTAAAAAATTATATCTTGAAGCACCTGTTCCATACCAGTCTCTTGATGCTGATGGGACTTTTGTCGATGTTAATAATACGTTCTGTAAAATTCTCGGATATGAAAAAAAGGATTTAATAGGGCGCAATTTCAGTGAAATTATCCATCCTGAGTGGCGAATTAATTTTCAGCAGAATTTCCCAAAATTCAAAAGCATTGGTGAAATCCTGGGAGTGGAATTCAAGCTGCTGCGTAAAGACGGAACCTATCTGCTGGTATCTTTTTCAGGAAGAATCGACCGTAATGATGACGGTTCTTTTAAGCAGACGCATTGTGTTTTCAGGGATATTACCCGTGAAAGGGAAAATATGCTCGGCCTGATGGAAAACGAGCATCGCTTCAGGAGTCTGTTTGAAGGTCTGGAGATGATTGCCGTGCAGGGATATGATGCGGACCGTAAAATCATATTCTGGAATAAAACAAGCGAAAGGCTTTTTGGATACAGTGCAGATGAAGTTCTTGGTCGTCCTATAGAGGAACTTGTTCTTCCTGAGAAAAGCAGGCAGAGATTTGTTAAAGGCCTTAAAGCATGGATTGACGGGGGTAGTCCTTTGCAACCCGGCGAATCGGTTCTTGTTGATAAAAAGGGTAATCAGGTTCCGGTCTATTTTTCGCATGTTATGCAACTAAATAAATCCGGTAACGTTGAGATATACAGCATCAACGTGGATTTAACCGAAATTAAAAAAGCCAATCTGGCTCTTTTGAAAGCCAAAGAGGAAGCTGAAAGAGCGAATCAGGCCAAATCAATTTTTCTTGCCAATATGAGTCATGAGCTGAGGACCCCTCTAAATGGAATTATCGGTATGCACGGTCTTTTGCAGACAACCGGTCTTGATGGCGAGCAGGAGCGTTATATTAATGGCGCGGTGACCGCTGCAAGGAGGTTGACTGATCTGCTGGGCGATGTCCTTGATCTTTCAAAAATAGAAGCAGGGAAAACTTTTCTGGTGGAAGCTCCTTTTAATTTAAGGGAACTTCTGCGTAATACCGGAGAATTATTCACTCCGTCATGTCTGCAGAAAGGTTTGGAGCAGACATTTTATTTTGACGAAAGGCTCCCGGAAATTGTAATCGGTGATCAGATAAGGATAATGCAGGTTATTACCAATCTGTTAGGAAATTCAATTAAGTTTACTGATTCAGGTTTTATCCGTTTTGAAGTTCATTTAATCAGGCAGACTGAAGCAGATCTTACAATTCTTTTTATTGTTTCGGATAGTGGCATCGGTATCGCTGATGACGAACTTGATAATATTTCTGAAATTTTTATGCAGGGTGAAGACAGCTATGTCCGCAGGTTTCAGGGCGCAGGGCTTGGACTTTCCATTGTGAAAAAGCTGGTTGAGATGATGAACGGCTCTCTGAGTATAGATTCAGTAAAAGGAAAAGGTACGGATATTTATTTTTCTGTTCCTTTGAAAACAGGAAGTGAAAATTCTTTGCAGAATATGGAATATTCAGAAAAATTGTTGGAAGAAAAAAGTAGACCTTCAAAAATTCTGCTGGTTGAAGATGAAGCCATCAATCGACTGGCTATGAAGAGGATGCTTGAAAAATATGGAACGCATGTCAGTTGCGCGGTCAACGGTCTTGAAGCTCTTGATCAATTGAAAAATGACAGCTTTGACGTTGTTCTTATGGATATTCAAATGCCTGTAATGGATGGCATTAAAGCGACCCTTAAAATTCGTTCCGGTAAAGCCGGTGATACTAATAAAGAAATTCCCATTATTGCTTTGACAGCCTATGCGATGGCAGGAGACCGTGAAGAGTTTCTCGGTGCCGGTATGAATGACTGCCTCACAAAACCTATAGATATGGATAAGCTTATCAAAGTCCTGAATCTTTAG
- a CDS encoding NAD-dependent epimerase/dehydratase family protein, whose protein sequence is MSSGKNCLVTGCAGFIGSHLSAALLDQGHTVIGIDNFFSGYPHNMEKFINNPDFYFMDMSIVEDEFWDEIIEKFSSVDVVFHLAAIVSVPYSLKHAETTMETNYASSVKMIEGARSHGVESFIFAGSAAEYGAEVRLPVREEYAREVDDHLSPYGLAKFRTSIYLEDSGYGCSLRFFNVFGPRQDPSSAYSGVISRFIDFGLSERSMVIFGDGLQSRDFIHVSDAVKVYLLAAGLDSSGKGPLKGIYNVGTGKGTSVLELAERVLELTGSDKDITFKPERAGDIKHSIADISKLEAVGFKPEISLEDGLEDTIKWEKVVRRIS, encoded by the coding sequence ATGTCATCCGGGAAAAATTGTCTGGTAACAGGCTGTGCGGGATTTATCGGCAGCCATCTTTCAGCAGCATTGCTAGATCAAGGACATACCGTAATTGGAATAGATAACTTCTTTTCCGGATATCCCCATAACATGGAGAAATTTATAAATAATCCTGATTTTTACTTCATGGATATGTCGATAGTCGAAGATGAATTCTGGGATGAAATTATTGAGAAGTTTTCATCCGTTGACGTGGTTTTCCATCTGGCGGCTATCGTTAGTGTTCCTTATTCCCTTAAGCATGCTGAAACAACAATGGAAACCAACTATGCCAGCAGTGTTAAGATGATAGAGGGAGCACGCAGTCACGGTGTTGAATCGTTTATTTTTGCTGGTTCCGCTGCGGAATACGGAGCTGAGGTCAGACTTCCGGTCCGGGAAGAATACGCGCGTGAGGTGGATGACCACCTGAGTCCTTACGGTCTGGCAAAGTTTCGCACCTCTATTTATCTTGAAGATTCCGGTTATGGCTGTTCACTGCGTTTTTTCAATGTCTTCGGTCCAAGGCAGGATCCCTCCAGTGCCTACAGCGGAGTTATTTCCCGCTTTATAGATTTCGGACTTAGTGAACGGTCTATGGTCATCTTTGGCGATGGTTTGCAGTCCCGTGATTTTATCCATGTTTCAGATGCCGTTAAGGTTTATCTGCTAGCGGCCGGGCTTGATTCCTCCGGCAAGGGACCACTTAAAGGTATCTATAATGTTGGAACAGGAAAGGGAACTTCTGTTCTGGAACTCGCGGAAAGAGTGCTTGAGCTGACCGGCAGTGATAAGGATATTACCTTCAAACCTGAAAGAGCCGGGGATATAAAACATTCCATAGCAGATATTTCTAAATTGGAAGCTGTAGGATTCAAACCGGAAATATCCCTTGAAGACGGACTTGAGGATACAATAAAATGGGAAAAAGTTGTGCGTAGAATTTCCTGA
- a CDS encoding YitT family protein: protein MSGIKQLPQVRKFNFRIDCTYSVWWNLLLISVGSFLVAIGFKSLSVPYQFIPGGIFGLSSLIYYTFGGIDPGWLYMLLNIPLFIMAWVKVSRRFFYYSAFATIATTVFYDIFTIPMPITNQLYAAVACGILTGLGAGIVLRSLGSNGGLDVLAVYLFQRYNIGIGKMYLIFNTTLFILSAFRLPLDLIIASLILTFISSVVVDNTLSLFNQRKVVFIISDNADAICKEIFDSFRQSATFLKGFGAYKRQEKNVLMTVINNVQLKKLEEITFSYDPNALFIVENTFSVLGSSFSKRKIY, encoded by the coding sequence ATGTCTGGTATAAAGCAATTGCCTCAAGTTAGAAAATTCAACTTCAGAATTGATTGTACTTACTCGGTATGGTGGAACCTGCTGCTTATATCTGTGGGTTCTTTTCTGGTTGCAATTGGCTTTAAGAGCCTTTCTGTTCCATATCAATTCATTCCCGGAGGTATTTTCGGCTTATCGTCGCTGATTTATTATACCTTCGGAGGAATCGATCCGGGCTGGCTGTATATGCTTCTGAATATACCGCTTTTCATTATGGCCTGGGTAAAAGTAAGCAGAAGATTTTTCTACTACAGTGCTTTTGCGACTATAGCCACTACTGTCTTTTACGACATTTTCACGATACCCATGCCCATTACCAACCAGCTATATGCTGCTGTGGCCTGCGGTATACTTACCGGACTTGGAGCCGGTATCGTGCTGAGATCACTCGGATCAAACGGCGGACTTGATGTTCTGGCTGTTTACCTTTTCCAGAGGTACAATATCGGAATAGGTAAAATGTATCTGATATTCAATACTACATTGTTTATCCTGTCTGCATTCAGGCTTCCGCTTGATCTTATTATCGCATCCTTAATCCTTACTTTTATAAGCTCAGTTGTTGTCGACAACACCCTTTCTCTCTTCAACCAGAGAAAAGTTGTTTTCATTATTTCAGACAATGCTGACGCCATCTGCAAAGAAATCTTTGATTCTTTCAGACAAAGCGCAACCTTTCTCAAAGGTTTCGGTGCTTATAAACGGCAGGAAAAAAATGTACTTATGACAGTCATAAACAACGTACAGCTTAAAAAGCTTGAGGAAATAACATTTTCCTATGACCCGAACGCCCTTTTCATTGTTGAAAACACTTTTTCGGTGCTTGGTTCAAGCTTTTCAAAACGTAAAATATATTAA
- the ablB gene encoding putative beta-lysine N-acetyltransferase, translating into MPHDNIIRVGNSVLQHGTENDRVYLMKLDESDILKVIEVIDNLVNRNGYSKIFAKIPEKSSEFFTGRGFSIEASVPMMVNGVSSGYFMGKYFNSTRKTVSNQKLLDEVLKVAETKSVEVGIQPDTSSVKRLGPEHCSKLAELYDNVFESYPFPITNPEFILEEMNSDVYFYGIFAGKKLVAASSAEMDSSWKCVEMTDFATLPEARGNGAAGNLLARMNKDMSDMGILTAFTIARAGSFGMNAVFAKDGYSLAGTLPNNTQIGGRLESMNVWYKAIASS; encoded by the coding sequence ATGCCGCATGATAATATTATCAGAGTCGGTAATTCGGTTTTGCAGCACGGGACCGAAAATGACCGTGTCTATCTTATGAAACTGGATGAATCTGATATTCTGAAAGTTATCGAAGTAATCGACAATCTGGTAAACAGGAACGGATATTCCAAAATATTTGCAAAAATACCGGAAAAATCGTCAGAATTCTTCACCGGACGGGGCTTCAGCATTGAAGCCTCGGTTCCGATGATGGTAAATGGCGTATCATCCGGGTATTTTATGGGAAAATACTTTAATTCGACAAGAAAAACCGTAAGTAATCAAAAACTTCTTGACGAAGTTCTTAAGGTTGCTGAGACTAAAAGTGTTGAAGTCGGTATTCAACCGGATACATCTTCGGTGAAAAGGCTTGGGCCTGAACATTGTTCCAAGTTGGCAGAACTTTACGACAACGTATTTGAGTCCTACCCTTTTCCCATCACTAATCCGGAATTTATTCTAGAAGAAATGAATTCCGATGTGTATTTTTATGGAATTTTTGCAGGTAAAAAACTTGTTGCAGCTTCATCCGCTGAGATGGACAGTTCATGGAAATGCGTTGAAATGACCGACTTTGCAACCCTCCCCGAAGCAAGGGGAAATGGTGCTGCCGGCAACCTTCTGGCGCGTATGAATAAAGACATGTCCGACATGGGTATTCTTACAGCCTTCACAATTGCGAGAGCCGGCAGCTTTGGTATGAACGCCGTGTTCGCGAAAGACGGGTACAGTCTCGCAGGGACTTTACCCAACAATACGCAAATTGGAGGAAGATTGGAGAGTATGAATGTCTGGTATAAAGCAATTGCCTCAAGTTAG